The DNA window GGCTTCGATCGCGACGTGGTACGGGACATAGAGCAGATTGCGGGCGAGCTGATTGCCAATGCCGTGCTGCATGGCTGCCGAGGAGTGGGCCTGGCGCGCCTGAGGGTCACGGCTCAGGACGACGGGCTGCTGGTGGAGGTGTTCGACCCGAGCCCAGCACGGCCGAGTGCGGTCGTGTCACGGCCGGACGCCGAGTCAGGCCGGGGGCTGCTGATGGTTGAGGCTCTTGCCGACGAGTGGGGCGTGGTGGAGCACGGCGGGTCCGGCAAGACGGTGTGGGCGCGGTGCACCATGCGTCGCGAAGTCGGTGAACGGGACGCCGGGGGACAGCCGTGCTGATCCCCGTGCACCCTCGGGCGCAACCGGCCAAGGGCTCTGTCGTTGCCTCCCCCATGGCAACGGCACCGCCCACCCGGACCTCGACGACCACCTCCGCCTGGCCACCTGGGAGCTGGCCAACGCCTGAGGACCCACCGGTCCAGCGGCCCCACGCTCCCCGCTGGGGCGGGTCGCTCACGTGGCCGCGCCACCTGCTGAAGCCGCCCCGCCCCACCAGGGGCCGTCCGCCGTCCTGGGTACCGCGAACCGTTCAACGTGTCCGGGTCGGCGTGCACTGGGACGCGGTACGGCTGCCGAAATCGGCGGCCCATGACCTCGTCGCCCACTGGACGGGACCGGTGATCGCCGGGCCCGCCGGCGAGTGGTTCTTCCTACTGAAGCCGGGCAGCACAAACGGCTGGTCGCTCCCCGGAAGCCGCCGCCAACCCCCAGGCAGCCTGATCGAAGTACCGCCCGCCCACACCCGAACCCGCAACGACACCAGTTGGGCAGTCCCACCGACCGCTCCTCTCCCCACCGGGCCCGAACTGCGCCAAGCCCTCACCACCACCGTCCGCCCCGGAGATCATCCGTGACCGCCCCACCCACACCAGCCCTGATATCCCGCCTCAGAGCGTGGAACTGGATCGACGCCGACCCCTACGGACGCCCGCTGCCGATGCTGCTGGTCGCGCACCCGCCCACCGGCCACCCCGGCGAGAGCGCCCGCTCCATCGACGCCGCCATGCGCGGTCTGTCCCGCACCCTCGGGCTCGCCCCGCCGCACACACCGCTGCCCGCCATCGGCCCCGTCCTACGCCCCCGCCACGGCTCCCAGGTCCGCCTCAACGTCGCCGCCATCGGCTATGGCCTGCTGGCAACGGTCGAACCCCGCTGGCTGACCGCCGCCACCCGGCGCGGCCACGCCGTCGTCGCCGCCGCCCTCACCCCCGTACCCCCCTGGGTGATGACGGGCGCCCTCGACCGAAAGCTCCGCCCGGCCCTTACCTCCGGCCGCATCCACTTCGGCATCGCCGAACTCACCAGCAGCCGTAAGCACTTCCCTCCGCTGCCCCGTGAACACCCGCCACCCCACGACCGCTGACGCCGCGCCCCACACACACCCCTGGAGGTGATCGACCTCGGCTGGCTTTGCATGGCTTCGGATAGTGCGGGCCCCTGCCAAGCTGGCAGGGGCCCGCAGGGTAGAGAGCCGACTTACCGTCTGGAGGCGCCCTGACGGCCCGGCCTCACTTCAGGTGCCGGTCGAAGAACCGGCTCCCGTCCTCCACCTCGAACCACGGGGTGCCGACGTGCCCGCCCAGATTGGCGTGCAGCGTCTTCTCCTTGGTGCCGAAGGCGTCGAACAGGTCCAGGGCCCGCTGCCGGGGGTTCCCCTCGTCGTCCCACTGCATCAGGAACAGCAGCGGAATGGTGACCTGCGGGGCCTCCTCGCGCTGGGCGCGGGGCACGTACCCCCCGGCGAAGAAGCCGGCGGCCGCGATGCGCGGCTCGACCACCGCCAGCCGAACGCCGACAGCGGTCCACCCCGAGTACCCGACCGGCCCGCCGATCTCGGGCAGCGAGAGGAGGGCGTCCAGGGTGGTCCGCCATTCCGGGACCGCTTTTTCGACCAGGGGGCCGATGAAGGACTCGAAGATCTCATCGACCGGCTCGCCGGCCTGCATCGCCCGGCGGAGGTCGGCGCGGGCCTGCTCGTCGGCGGCGGAACGGGGCCGGTCACCGCACCCGGGGGCGTCGATGGCGGCCACCGCGTAGCCGAACGACGCGTAGTGCCGGGCCCGGGCCACCAGCCGGGATTCCCTCTTGGGCAGGCCGTTGTTGGGGGCCATCAGGATCAGCGGAGCCGGTGCGGCTCCAGGCGTCCACAGGGTGCCGGGGATCTCACCGAGGGTGAATTCGCGTTCGAGGACGCCGTCGTCGAGGCGCTGCTCGGAAGTGAACTGCATGGTCGTGCCTTTCGGGAGTGCTCTTGAACGGCGCTCCCGGACGACCTACCGCCCGACCGTGACCCCGGAGGGGAGCACCCATGTCGATACTGCGTTCACGGGTACCACCTCCTCGTTCTCTCGCACGGCCTCCGGCAACGTAGCAGTGGTCGCCGTGGTCCGCCAAACGGTTTCCTGGAGCTGATGATCCAGGACAGAATCAGACCTCTTTCGTCCCTATTCTCGCCGTCGATAGGCATCATCAGCGAGAGGAACACCATGCCGGAGCAGACCAACGCCGCGCCCGAGGGCTACACCACGGTTGCGCCCTGGGTCGTGACCGACGACACGGGGGCTTTCCTCGACTTCGTCGCCCAGGCGTTCGACGGGGAGGAGCTCGGGCGGGTGGCGACCGAGGACGGCTTGATCGGTCACGGTGAGATCCGCGTGGGCGACACCGTCGTGTTGGCCTTCGACCGGCGCGCGGACTGGCCCACCATGCCGAGCCTGCTCCGCGTGTTCGTCACCGACGCGGACCAGGCGTTCGCACGGGCCGTCGCGGCCGGCGGGCAGGTCGTCACCGCGCTGGCGGACAACGCCTTCGGACAGCGCGGCGGGCGCATCAAGGACCCCTTCGGCAACATCTGGTGGGTGGTCAGCCACGTGGAGGACGTCGCTGAGGACGAGATGTGGAAGCGGCTGCAGAACCCCGTCTACGCCGAGGCCATGCGCGTGGCCCAGGAGACGCTCGACGCTGAGCTCAGCGGTCATCACGGGCGCAGCAGCGCGCCCGTCAGGACGACCAGCTGATCAATGCCGGTCCGGGCTCCCCCGTGTCAGACCCGAGGCCGACCTGACCTGCTTCGCCGACAAGGGCTACCTTCCGGGTGGGCGGGACTGGGCGGCCGGCGGGTGGGTAGGCGCACACGCTGAGCGAGGTGGTGAGGCGATGCGTGGTTCGAAGCGGCGGGCCCGGGGGTCGGTGGTGTACGGGCCGTATCGGCCGCCGGAGCGGCCCCAGCGGTGGCGGCATGAGCGGACCGGGACCGAGCCCGTCACCGCTCGCAGTGACCTCAAGCTGCGGCGGACGCTGTCGCTGATCTTCGCCCCGCTGTTCCTCATCGGCACGGCCGGGTTCGCCCTGCTCGCCTCGCAGGCGGTCTCCGGCGGCCCGGTGCCCAACCGGGGCACCTATGTCCTCTTCGCCGCGATCTGCGCCGCCCTGGCCGTAATCGCGGTGATCGACCTGGTGGTCATCGCCCGCCGGATGTCCACGGGCAGGTAGCAGACCACCCCCCACGGGCGGAGGGTGGCGGACGGGTAGGGGTGGGGGGTCCCGGACCGGCCGACACCCGCACCAGCCCACACAACCCCCACCACCCACGCTCTAGACGGCCCAGCGCAACACCGCTCCCAGCCCGCCCACGGGCCCGGCCACGTCGTCGGGAACGGCCAGTACCTCGGCGTCGGCCGCCGCCGCACACCGCAGCAGCGCATCGTCGGCCCGCGCCGCCACCGGCTCGGGCACGCCCATGGCCCGTACCTGGCCCCGCTGCACCGCGACCTGCTCCGGCTCGGGCCCGACCCAGACCGACCGCGCCGGATCGGCCCCGGCCCGTCCCAGCAGCAGCGCCGCCACCTGACGGCCCCGCGCCGCGTCCACCACGG is part of the Peterkaempfera bronchialis genome and encodes:
- a CDS encoding VOC family protein codes for the protein MPEQTNAAPEGYTTVAPWVVTDDTGAFLDFVAQAFDGEELGRVATEDGLIGHGEIRVGDTVVLAFDRRADWPTMPSLLRVFVTDADQAFARAVAAGGQVVTALADNAFGQRGGRIKDPFGNIWWVVSHVEDVAEDEMWKRLQNPVYAEAMRVAQETLDAELSGHHGRSSAPVRTTS
- a CDS encoding dienelactone hydrolase family protein, whose translation is MQFTSEQRLDDGVLEREFTLGEIPGTLWTPGAAPAPLILMAPNNGLPKRESRLVARARHYASFGYAVAAIDAPGCGDRPRSAADEQARADLRRAMQAGEPVDEIFESFIGPLVEKAVPEWRTTLDALLSLPEIGGPVGYSGWTAVGVRLAVVEPRIAAAGFFAGGYVPRAQREEAPQVTIPLLFLMQWDDEGNPRQRALDLFDAFGTKEKTLHANLGGHVGTPWFEVEDGSRFFDRHLK
- a CDS encoding ATP-binding protein, whose translation is MTSAIQPKPPEQLAWGTWVSSNSKGVRLARWHMASQLADAGFDRDVVRDIEQIAGELIANAVLHGCRGVGLARLRVTAQDDGLLVEVFDPSPARPSAVVSRPDAESGRGLLMVEALADEWGVVEHGGSGKTVWARCTMRREVGERDAGGQPC
- a CDS encoding DUF6343 family protein — encoded protein: MRGSKRRARGSVVYGPYRPPERPQRWRHERTGTEPVTARSDLKLRRTLSLIFAPLFLIGTAGFALLASQAVSGGPVPNRGTYVLFAAICAALAVIAVIDLVVIARRMSTGR